Proteins encoded together in one Anas acuta chromosome 36, bAnaAcu1.1, whole genome shotgun sequence window:
- the LOC137846672 gene encoding kielin/chordin-like protein has protein sequence MDEGDGVGGRTTNICYEDQGGEPVGPGTYWVPPTHPTPPHPTQVDGSKVSLPFCLRGQAVCLAPRGATTLLVADFGLRVTAGPGAAVAVTVSPSFRNVTCGLCGNFDGHPYNDHLHQATTATCHRPCPGPTCPPCRQPPKKAFVHTELCGVLRDPQGPFGGCHAAVHPRVFFDVCLWELCEAPGDKEVLSEVLGAYEAACRQAKVRVGPWRVPSVCRELGTAGTRGGRWPWGVWGDLLEEVLVWDSPRGQDVPMDPSTVSRGRP, from the coding sequence ATGGATGAAGGAGATGGGGTGGGTGGTAGAACGACAAATATCTGCTACGAGGACCAGGGTGGAGAACCAGTAGGACCGGGCACCTACTGGGTGCCTCCaacccaccccaccccaccccaccccacgcAGGTGGACGGCTCCAAGGTGTCGCTGCCCTTCTGCCTGCGAGGCCAGGCCGTGTGCctggcaccccggggtgccacCACCCTGCTGGTGGCCGACTTCGGCCTCCGCGTCAccgccggccccggggcggcggTGGCCGTCACCGTGTCCCCGAGCTTCCGCAACGTCACCTGCGGCCTCTGCGGCAACTTCGACGGCCACCCCTACAACGACCACCTCCACCAGGCCACCACGGCCACTTGTCACCGTCCCTGCCCCGGACCCACCTGTCCCCCTTGCCgccagccccccaaaaaagccttCGTCCACACCGAGCTCTGCGGCGTCCTGCGGGACCCCCAAGGTCCCTTCGGGGGCTGTCACGCCGCGGTCCACCCCAGGGTCTTCTTCGACGTCTGCCTCTGGGAGCTCTGCGAAGCCCCCGGGGACAAGGAGGTCCTCAGCGAGGTCCTGGGCGCTTACGAGGCCGCCTGCCGCCAGGCCAAGGTCCGCGTGGGACCCTGGCGCGTCCCCAGCGTCTGCCGTGAGTTGGGGACCGCGGGGACACGGGGTGGGAGGTGGCcgtggggtgtttggggtgaTCTTCTCGAGGAGGTTCTCGTGTGGGACTCCCCCCGTGGCCAGGATGTCCCCATGGATCCATCCACGGTGTCACGGGGCCGTCCATGA
- the COX6B1 gene encoding cytochrome c oxidase subunit 6B1 isoform X2 — MAEDIRAKLERYKTAPFDSRFPNQNQTKNCWQNYLDFHRCEKAMAAKGADATPCQWYYRVYKSICPTSWVTTWDEYREEGTFPGKI; from the exons ATGGCGGAGGACATCCGGGCCAAACTGGAGCGCTACAAGACCGCGCCCTTCGACAGCCGCTTCCCCAACCAGAACCAGACCAAGAACTGCTGGCAGAACTACCTGG atttTCACCGCTGCGAGAAGGCGATGGCGGCCAAGGGGGCGGACGCCACCCCCTGCCAGTGGTACTACCGCGTCTACAAGTCCATCTGTCCCACCTCCTGG GTGACAACGTGGGACGAGTACCGCGAGGAGGGGACCTTCCCCGGCAAGATCTGA
- the COX6B1 gene encoding cytochrome c oxidase subunit 6B1 isoform X1: MAEDIRAKLERYKTAPFDSRFPNQNQTKNCWQNYLDFHRCEKAMAAKGADATPCQWYYRVYKSICPTSWVSGPLPPPVTWHPWVASWASGPPGGHWVAPGGLVALGCPMVAS; the protein is encoded by the exons ATGGCGGAGGACATCCGGGCCAAACTGGAGCGCTACAAGACCGCGCCCTTCGACAGCCGCTTCCCCAACCAGAACCAGACCAAGAACTGCTGGCAGAACTACCTGG atttTCACCGCTGCGAGAAGGCGATGGCGGCCAAGGGGGCGGACGCCACCCCCTGCCAGTGGTACTACCGCGTCTACAAGTCCATCTGTCCCACCTCCTGGGTGAGTggtcccctccccccccccgtgaCGTGGCACCCTTGGGTGGCCTCGTGGGCCTCGGGTCCTCCCGGTGGCCATTGGGTGGCACCTG GTGGCCTTGTGGCCCTTGGGTGTCCCATGGTGGCCTCGTGA
- the LOC137846655 gene encoding LOW QUALITY PROTEIN: rRNA 2'-O-methyltransferase fibrillarin-like (The sequence of the model RefSeq protein was modified relative to this genomic sequence to represent the inferred CDS: inserted 1 base in 1 codon) encodes MRPGFSPRGGARRLRGPGGPRGRPGGSWGFRGGRGGGFKSPGGAWRRFRGPRTRRPRPRGPGGGGRGGRGGFKGGKKVTVEPHRHEGVFICRGKEDALVTRNMVPGESVYGEKRISVEDGDTKVEYRAWNPFRSKLAAAILGGIDQIHIRPGXKVLYLGAASGTTVSHVSDIVGPV; translated from the exons ATGAGGCCGG GTttcagcccccgggggggggcgcggaGGCTTCGGGGaccgggggggccgcgggggcgACCGGGGGGGTCGTGGGGCTTCCGGGGGGGGCGAG GTGGCGGTTTCAAGTCCCCGGGGGGGGCGTGGCGGCGGTTTCGGGGGCCGAGGACGAGGAGGCCCCGGccgagggggccggggggggggggacgcggAGGCCGGGGGGGCTTCAAGGGGGGCAAGAAGGTGACGGTGGAGCCCCATCGGCACGAag gggtgTTCATCTGCCGGGGGAAGGAGGACGCGCTGGTCACCCGCAACATGGTGCCGGGAGAGTCGGTGTACGGAGAGAAGAGGATCTCGGTCGAG GACGGTGACACCAAGGTGGAGTACCGCGCCTGGAACCCGTTCCGCTCCAAACTGGCCGCCGCCATCCTGGGGGGCATCGACCAGATCCACATCCGCCCGG CAAAAGTCCTCTACCTGGGCGCCGCCTCGGGGACAACGGTGTCCCACGTCTCCGACATCGTGGGGCCGGTG